Proteins found in one Vigna radiata var. radiata cultivar VC1973A unplaced genomic scaffold, Vradiata_ver6 scaffold_83, whole genome shotgun sequence genomic segment:
- the LOC106754020 gene encoding uncharacterized protein LOC106754020 translates to MKLNVNFITLLSITLALCFAICNAHDSPSVEEPQSEPPPTKSTADEATGAPESEDPASADSDSADPASEEPLVDPTSANPTFMDQSLADPPTDDPASADSPSEEPVTEPSVDPLRDSPAMKDPEELYGDLKSATTESADPPSEDPESADPPSEDPVSEDPASEGPASEDTSFADAPTAESPFSNTFEEGFFGGGGGVQLRKAFKSFLGEIRVGSLRGSKTITMLNRHDRDSVKEICSRTDYPDDCLSTVVPFLGNNFDLMSVLEAAIKACSFQTNFTISIVDKHMKSSSEMATALTNCKEQYTNAFQSLQQALNALTSHDLATVTVMLSSVMADVSTCESGFEDLKLAKGRADGMVSITVSNCLSIASMIPSS, encoded by the coding sequence ATGAAACTAAACGTCAACTTCATCACCCTCTTATCCATAACCCTTGCCCTATGCTTTGCAATATGCAACGCGCATGACTCACCCAGCGTCGAAGAGCCTCAGTCCGAACCGCCACCGACGAAGTCTACAGCGGACGAGGCAACAGGGGCCCCAGAATCGGAGGACCCGGCATCGGCTGACTCCGATTCGGCGGATCCGGCATCGGAGGAACCATTAGTGGACCCGACATCGGCTAACCCGACATTCATGGACCAGTCATTGGCTGACCCACCAACAGATGACCCGGCATCGGCGGACTCGCCATCTGAGGAACCGGTGACGGAACCCTCCGTGGACCCGTTAAGAGATAGCCCTGCAATGAAGGACCCGGAGGAACTGTATGGGGACCTGAAATCTGCTACCACGGAATCGGCCGACCCGCCATCAGAGGATCCGGAATCGGCGGACCCGCCATCGGAGGACCCGGTATCAGAGGACCCGGCATCAGAGGGCCCGGCGTCGGAGGACACGTCATTCGCGGACGCGCCAACGGCGGAGTCGCCATTCTCGAACACCTTCGAGGAAGGCTTCTTTGGCGGGGGTGGTGGCGTGCAACTCCGCAAAGCGTTTAAGTCGTTCTTAGGCGAAATCCGGGTGGGGTCGTTGCGTGGAAGCAAGACGATTACGATGCTCAACCGCCACGACCGTGACTCTGTGAAGGAAATCTGCTCCCGCACGGACTACCCCGACGACTGCCTCTCCACCGTGGTGCCCTTCCTGGGCAACAACTTCGATCTCATGAGCGTACTGGAAGCCGCCATCAAAGCCTGCTCCTTCCAGACCAACTTCACCATCTCCATTGTCGACAAACACATGAAATCCTCATCGGAGATGGCCACCGCCCTCACTAACTGCAAGGAGCAGTACACCAACGCCTTCCAGAGCCTGCAGCAGGCCTTGAATGCCCTCACCTCTCACGACCTCGCCACCGTGACCGTCATGCTGAGCTCCGTGATGGCGGATGTGTCCACCTGCGAGAGCGGCTTCGAGGACCTCAAGTTGGCTAAGGGTCGTGCTGATGGCATGGTCAGCATAACGGTTAGCAACTGTCTTTCCATTGCTTCCATGATTCCCTCTTCTTAG
- the LOC111241102 gene encoding uncharacterized protein LOC111241102, with the protein MKLNVNFITLFSITLALCFAIGNAHYRPSVEEPQSEPPPTDPDSADPASEEPLVDPTSANPTFIDQSLADPQTDDPASADSSSEEPVTEPSVDPVRDSPAMKDPEELYGDLYSATTESADPPQEDTSADAPAAESPSSNTVEEGFFEGSGGLQLRKEFSSFFAEIRMGSLRGSKTITLLNHFHHHDRDFVKEICSRTNYPDDCLSTVVPFLRHKFDLMSILEAAIKACSAHTKFTLKIVKKHMKSSSEMAIALTKCKEQYTNAFHSLHQALKALQSHDLATVTVSLSSVMADVSTCESGFEDLKLATGHAEGMVSITVSNCISIASMIHS; encoded by the coding sequence GCCTCAGTCCGAACCGCCACCGACTGACCCCGATTCGGCGGATCCGGCATCGGAAGAACCGTTAGTGGACCCGACATCGGCTAACCCGACATTCATTGACCAGTCATTGGCTGACCCACAAACAGATGACCCAGCATCGGCGGACTCGTCATCTGAGGAACCGGTGACGGAACCCTCCGTGGACCCGGTAAGAGATAGCCCTGCAATGAAGGACCCGGAGGAACTGTATGGGGACCTGTATTCTGCTACCACGGAATCGGCGGACCCGCCACAGGAGGACACGTCAGCGGACGCGCCAGCGGCGGAGTCGCCATCCTCGAACACCGTCGAGGAAGGCTTCTTTGAAGGGAGTGGCGGCTTGCAACTCCGCAAAGAGTTTTCCTCGTTCTTCGCCGAAATCCGGATGGGGTCGTTGCGCGGGAGCAAGACGATTACGTTGCTGAACCACTTCCACCACCACGACCGTGACTTTGTGAAGGAAATCTGCTCCCGCACGAACTACCCCGACGACTGCCTCTCCACCGTGGTGCCCTTCCTCAGACACAAATTCGACCTCATGAGCATCCTGGAAGCCGCCATCAAGGCCTGCTCCGCTCACACCAAATTCACCCTCAAAATTGTCAAGAAACACATGAAATCCTCATCGGAGATGGCCATCGCCCTCACTAAATGCAAGGAGCAGTATACGAACGCCTTCCACAGCCTGCATCAGGCCTTGAAAGCCCTCCAGTCTCACGACCTCGCCACCGTGACCGTCTCGCTGAGCTCCGTGATGGCGGATGTCTCCACCTGCGAGAGCGGCTTCGAGGACCTCAAGTTGGCTACGGGTCATGCTGAAGGCATGGTCAGCATAACGGTTAGCAACTGTATCTCCATTGCTTCCATGATTCACTCTTAG
- the LOC106754051 gene encoding ubiquitin-conjugating enzyme E2 32, which produces MADKYNLKNPAVKRILQEVKEMHSNPSDDFMSLPLEENIFEWQFAIRGPRDTEFEGGIYHGRIQLPSEYPFKPPSFMLLTPNGRFETQTKICLSISNHHPEHWQPSWSVRTALVALIAFMPTNPNGALGSLDYKKEERRTLAVKSREGPPKFGTPERQKLIDEIHEYMLSKAPPVPQPSATEASDEHPRSEEAEALVDSPNPESLPAGERIPDQEGDGIVEEQEVLANANPAGVEVSREIQSNVSRNELSQRSDTTARAHNPRPETRVQKPDDRLFTLAAIGLAIAIVVLLLKKFIKSTEHGALFSNRS; this is translated from the exons ATGGCCGACAAGTACAACCTCAAGAACCCCGCCGTCAAGCGGATCCTCCAGGAGGTCAAGGAGATGCATTCCAACCCCTCAGACGATTTCATGAGCCTCCCTCTCGAG gaaaataTATTTGAGTGGCAATTTGCGATTAGAGGGCCTCGTGATACTGAATTTGAGGGTGGTATTTATCATGGACGGATCCAGCTGCCTTCAGAGTATCCATTCAAACCCCCTTCGTTTATGTTGTTGACA CCTAATGGTCGTTTCGAGACTCAAACCAAGATTTGCTTGAGCATTTCAAATCATCACCCTGAGCATTGGCAACCATCATGGAGCG TGAGGACTGCTCTAGTTGCACTGATTGCTTTCATGCCAACCAACCCAAATGGTGCATTGGGATCTTTAGActacaagaaagaagagaggCGTACCCTGGCTGTAAAATCTCGTGAAGGTCCTCCTAAATTTGGGACTCCTGAACGTCAAAAGCTGATCGATGAG ATACACGAGTACATGTTAAGCAAGGCACCCCCAGTTCCTCAACCAAGCGCCACAGAGGCTTCCGATGAGCACCCCAGAAGTGAGGAGGCTGAGGCCCTGGTTGATTCACCTAATCCTGAGTCCTTACCAGCTGGAGAGAGGATTCCAGATCAAGAAGGTGATGGAATTGTTGAAGAACAAGAAGTCCTTGCAAATGCTAACCCTGCAggagttgaagtatcaagggAGATTCAATCAAATGTTTCAAGGAATGAGCTGTCCCAAAGGTCAGATACAACTGCAAGGGCTCACAATCCCAGGCCAGAGACAAGGGTCCAGAAACCTGATGATAGGCTGTTCACGTTGGCAGCTATCGGACTCGCTATTGCTATTGTGGTCCTTTTGCTCAAAAAGTTCATTAAATCTACCGAACATGGGGCACTTTTCTCCAATAGATCTTGA